Within the Achromobacter spanius genome, the region GCATAGCGGGGGCAGACATCGGCGCGTGGTCCGCTGTCGCCGGCGTCGACGCGTCCGTCATCGTGGATAGCGGGTTGTCTTGTGCAGACGCCAAGGCATCGGGCATGCCCGCGGTGTCTTGCGTGGACCACTGCGAAAAGCCGGTGCCTGCCGTATTGGATGTCGTCGATGCGCTTGCCAAGTCCAGCGTCGTGTCGGACGCGCTGGCAAGCGTCGTCGCAACCGCGCTGGCATCAGCACCGGAAAGCGAGCCGGCAGGCAAGGCATTGATGGATGCGTCGGCGGGCATAGACGTCGCGATCTGGTTGGTGCCGATCGTCGGCATGCCGAGGTCTGTCGCCGCAACCGAAGGCGCGGCGGAAGACGCTCCAGCCGCCGCAACCGAAGGCGCAGCGGAAGCCACTCCAGCCGCCGCAACCGAAGGTGCAGCGGAAGGCGCTCCCGCGCCAGCAACCGATGGTGCGACGGACGCCGAACCTGCTGCGGCAACCGAAGGCTGAGCCACGGACGCAAGGGGCGATAGGGGGGCATCGGATGATGGCGTCGATGCGGAATCCGCCGTTGCCAGCGGTGATGCGCCAAGCGAACCGGTGGGAAGTGTATCCACAGCGGCCGCCCCTGCGGAGGGCGTACCCGTAGCGGCATTCGCCGTTGCCTCGCCGGCAGCACTAGCAGTCGCCGTCGGGGACGCTTGCGCCGCATCGCTTGCGGGCGTCGTGATATCCGAGGGGGCGCTGGCTACGTCCGGTGCCGCGTTGGCGACAGGCGGCGACGCGGATGGGGACGTGCTTGCAACCGAAGGTTCTGACGCGACGGCGGACGAGCTGACAGCCGGGTCAGCAGCGGCGGATGTGGCAGATGCAGTAGATGCAGAAGGTGCAGTAGATGCAGCAGATGCAGCAGGTGCGGCAGGTGCGGCAGGTGCAGCAGGTGCAGCAGGTGCAGCAGGTGCGGCAGGTGCGGCAGATGTGGAAGACGCGGCAGGTGCGGCAGATGCGGTAGTTGGATTAGATGCAGCGGGCGCCTGCGGTGCTTGCTCCGTACCGCCTGTCGCCGCACTCGGTGCATCGGCCGTTGCCGGTGCCGCGCTAGCCACGGACGTGGCTTCGGCAGCCGATGCTTGCGAGGCGGCTCCGCCCGCAACAGCGCTTGCGCCAGCGTCTGTGCCAACACCCGAGGCCACACCAGATCCAACACCCGATGCAACACCCGACCCAGCACCCGACCCAGCACCCGACCCCATCCCCGCGAACGTCGCCGCTCCGGAAATCATCTTCGATGCCCCTTCCGGCGCAACCGAGGCCAGCATGTCAGTAGCCGCCGGCAGTGCCGCCGACGGGTCCTTGATCAGCGCGGCGGCTTGTGACACCTTGCCGGCCGCTGATGCGGCGGAATCGATCATGCCGCTTGCACCCGGGGCCGCCGAGCCAAGCAGCTTGGACGCAGTCGGCAGGGCCGACATGGGATTCGCGGCCAAGGCCTGCGCCTGCGAGACCATGCCCATGGTGTTCTTGGCAGTATTGAGCAAACCGCCCATGGCCGGGCTGGTGTTGCCCAGCAAGCCCGGCGCGGCAGACAGCGCGCCCATCGGGTTCTTGGCCATCCCGGCCAGCGTATTCGCCTGGCCGGCAAGCTGCGACAGCTTGGACGCGGCGCCCGCTGCCGTCTGGCCCAGTTCCGCCAAACCGCTGGGCATGATGTCGCCCAGCCCAGCCGTCCCAACGCCAGCAGCAGCACCACCCGCAGCCCCAGCACCGGCAGCACCACCAAAACCCGCCATCAATCCAGCCGCCGCCTTCTTGGCGGCAGACGCCATCGCGCCGTCCTTGTGGACCAGTTCCGCGCTGACGATCAGCGGGTCGTCGACGGTGGTGCTGGGCAAGGCGGGCAGGTTGGCGGCGTCGCTGCCCGGGCCCACGAAGTTGTGCGTGGCGCCCTTGACCGAGAACAGGCCCGGCCCCTTGAATACGATGTCGGCGCCGTCCAGCGTGACGCTGCCGCCCGCAGCCTGCAAGGTCACGCGCTGGTTACCCAGGATCTCGATGCCTTCGGCCGACGAGGTCACGGTGATGTCCTGGCCTGCCAGCGCTTCCAGGATGTCGGTGTGCGCGTGCAGCGACACCGGTGCCTGCGCCGAGATGGCGCGAATCGGGCCTTGCTGCGCGAACACGCTGGCCGAGCGCGCCGAGACCGCCGAATACGTTTGCTGCGCGGCCACGTGCGCGTCCGACTGCGCGGTGGCGTGCAGGTGTTCGCCCGCATGCAGCACGGCGCTGGCGGGGGTGGCCAGGTTCAGGGAATTTGGCGCGTCGATCAGCAGATGCGGGCCGTTGATGCGTTCAACGGCGGTCGAGTCGGTGCGTTGGCCGTTCGCGGCCTTGCCGGCGGCCTGGCCGTTGACCTGGGCGGTATAGCGCCCGTCTTGTTCGGGGTCCAGCGCGGCAAGCAGTTCGTCGTAGCCCTCGGCCGCCGCCATCGGGCGTGCCTGATGCTGACCGGCGCTGTCATTCAAGCGGCGCGATGCGTCTTGCGCGCCGCGCAGCAGCAGCAAGGCTTCTTGCGCGTCTGCCTGGGTGGATTTGGCTTGTTCGCGCGCGGTGGCCGACACCAGCATGCCTTGGCCCGAGCGCAACACCGTCCACGCATCTGAGCGCAGTTCAAAGCCCGTGCCGCGCCATGCGCCACGGTTGGCGTCGTCCAGGTCCTGTTCGACCAGATGGCCCAGCCCAAGTTGGGTGGCGGCGGTGGAGCTGGCCAGCCGCGTGCGCAGCTTGCCGCGCGTGTCGTCAAAGACCCATTGGTTGCGGCCCGCGCCGTCCAGGCCTTGGCTATGCCATCCGCTCAGCACGCCCGCGTGATTGGTCTCGGCGTTCTCGCCGGCGGACCAGGGCGGAAGATCGGCGTCGTTATAAAGCTGGCCGGCAACAACTGGCCTGTCGATGTCGCCATCGATAAATTCCACGATGACTTCCGTGCCGCCCCGGGGCAGGTGATGCGCGCCCCAGTTGGGGCCGGCTTGGGCGCTGGCCACGCGCAGCCAGGTGCCCGAGCGTTCGTCGCCGGGGGCGTTGCCGCTCGCGTCGCCATGCGTGCGATGCGGCAGGCCGCCCGTCAGGGGCTTGTCGCCGCGCTGCCAGGGGAATTGCACCTTGACGCGCAGGTCGCGGTCCGACGTGATGGGGGCGTCGTTGGCGCTGACCACTACGGCGGCCAGGCTCTCGGGGGCAGTGGGGCGGGGGCGCCAGGCGGGGATCAGCGCGGCGGCTTCGGGCTGCGCGGTAAAGCGGTTGCGGTAGGTGCCGCGTTCCATGTCGGCGGTGTTCAGCACCTGGGTCGCTTGAGCCCCCAGGTTGTTGCTGGCTTCGTGTACGACCTCCAGCACCACATAGCGGTTGCCGGCCAGTTCATCGACGGCCTGCTTGCTGTCTCCTTCACCGCCACCACTGCCTCCGTCGGCATAGCGTTCATGCTGGGTCATGGTGAACAAGCGGCCGGGGGCTAAGGAGCGAGCCGTGCCCGCGCCTGCAAACCGGACGATGCGCGATTCATGGGCGCGCAAGGAACGCGCCGCGCTTTGTTCGGCGGCGTCGTCATCAGCGTAGCGGCCGTGTCCGGCGTAGTCGTAGTCTTCCAGCACCGGCAAGGCTTCCACCTGCACGGGCGAGCGGCTTTGCGCGGCATGCGCGGTCAGCGTGCGTTCGTTCCAGGCGGCGCGCGCCACGGCGTTGGGGCGCACGGCCTGCGCCGCCGAGAAATGCGTGATGCTGTCGCGGGTTTCGGTGGCGTCGCTGCGATGAAAGCGCAGGGGCGACGCCGGGTCTTCGGGGCGCGCCGCGCCCGCGTCGAAGATCACGACGCGATGGCGTGCGCCGCCGCCCGCCGCCTGGCCGTCGTCTTGTTGATGTTCAAAGCGATACGACAGGCCCGCTTCGGCCAGGATGCGCTGGACGAATTGCAGGTCTGACTCGCGGTACTGCGTGCAGGTCGCAAGCGGGGGCAGGGTGTCGCTTAGCTCGAACGCAAAGGCCGCCTGCGGATAGTCCGCGAAAATCTCGCTGACGATGTCCTGCACCGACCGGTCCTGATAGATGAAGCTGTCGCGTCGCAAGGCCAGCGCGGCCAGCCATGGCGCCGCGTGCAGGCGGTAGCGGGCCAGGCCGCCATCAGCGCCCAACGCATCCACGCCTTCGACCACGGCATGCCAGCGGCGCATTGAACCGTCCGCCAGCAGCAGGTTGACGCTGATCTCCTTGCCCAGCAAGGACGCCACATCAAGCTCGGCGCTGGCCGCCAGGCAGTCCAGCGTCAGCGTGAACAGACGCGATACGCCTTCGCGCAACGTCATCTGTTCGGCCACCAATTCAGCATCCAGCGGCGTGCTGACGCGCAACATGCGCGCTTGTTGCGACAGGGTGGCGATGTTCATCGACGAATAGGTCGAGGCGGTTGACGGGTTCGAAGGCAACGCGTTCATGGCAGCGAGATGGTCAGGTGCGCGGCGCGGGGACCCAGCTTGACGATGTCGTGGTACGGCGCCATCGCCGTCTGCATTTCAGTGTTCAGGAAGTGGCCCATGCCCAGGAAGGCCAGCAGGCCCAGCAGGGCGAACACGGTCATGATCGACCACAGCGGCACGTCGCGTTTGAGCGTGTGGGCAACCTTGTCGGGCAGGGGCCAATGCGGCGCGAAGCCGGTGCGCTTGCCGCGCAGCAGTGCGATCTCGTCGCCCAGCCGCGCCGTCAGGTAGCCCAGCTTTTCCTGGCCTTCGATCAGGTACTTGCCCTGAAAACCCAGCAGCAGGCACATGTAATAGATCTCTAGCGATTGCAGGCGCGGCGCGCCTTGTGCTCGCAGGTCTTCCAGGCGCGCAAAGAAGTTCTCGCCCGCCAGTTGCTCGCCGAACAAGGTCAGTTGCAGCGGTTGCAGCATCCAGGCGTCGCGTATCGCGAAGCCGGAATTCAGGACGGTTTCGTCGACGGCGGCGCAGAAGGCGTACTTGGTGGCGTAGATGTCTTCCGCCGGAATATCCAGTTTCTTGGCGGCGCGTTCGTAGTCGGCCAGAAACTGCTGCACGCGTGCCGAGAAGGCGGCGGCGTCGGTGGGTTCCTGCCCGCTCTTGACCAGGAACAGCATCAGGAAGCCGTCGTAGAGCAGGTCCAGCAAAGACTTGGCGGGCCGGCTGGCATGGAATTCGGCGGCACGTTGAGGCAGCGTTGCGCCGGGCATCAGAGAGGGGGCGTCAGCGGTCATGGCGATGTCGTTCCTGTCAGCGGGTAACTGCGATCAAATCCAGCTTGAGTTCGGGAATGCCGGTGGGGGCATAGATGGCGATGCTGCGCGCTTGCAGCATGCGGTCGTAAAGCGAGCCGCGCGTTTGCAGCGCGAAGTACACCGCGCCGGGCTTCACGGGCACGGCGGGCGGCACTTGCGGCGTATAGGTCAGCGGCACGCCGGGCATGGCGGACAGCACCAGCTTGTCGACGTCTTCCGGCGCGCCCACCTTGAAGCGCATGGGCACGCTTTCTGAAAGCTCGCGTGCGGGCATCGCGGCTTGTACCGACAGGTAGAGCGAAGTCGTTTCGTCGAGCTTGTCGGAATCCAGCCGACCCATGTGGAACGACGGCCGCAGCTCTTCCAGCACGATAGAGAAGTAGCGCGTCGAGATCACCGTTTCCAGCAGGTCGCGCAGAATCTCGTCCATGCGCGCGAACGCCGGGCCGGGGGCGTCGTGGCGATACACCGGCAGGTCGGCCAGCGTATGTACCTTCGAGAACGTCATCAAGGCGCCCGCCAGCCGCG harbors:
- the icmH gene encoding type IVB secretion system protein IcmH/DotU codes for the protein MTADAPSLMPGATLPQRAAEFHASRPAKSLLDLLYDGFLMLFLVKSGQEPTDAAAFSARVQQFLADYERAAKKLDIPAEDIYATKYAFCAAVDETVLNSGFAIRDAWMLQPLQLTLFGEQLAGENFFARLEDLRAQGAPRLQSLEIYYMCLLLGFQGKYLIEGQEKLGYLTARLGDEIALLRGKRTGFAPHWPLPDKVAHTLKRDVPLWSIMTVFALLGLLAFLGMGHFLNTEMQTAMAPYHDIVKLGPRAAHLTISLP
- the tssI gene encoding type VI secretion system tip protein TssI/VgrG, whose translation is MNALPSNPSTASTYSSMNIATLSQQARMLRVSTPLDAELVAEQMTLREGVSRLFTLTLDCLAASAELDVASLLGKEISVNLLLADGSMRRWHAVVEGVDALGADGGLARYRLHAAPWLAALALRRDSFIYQDRSVQDIVSEIFADYPQAAFAFELSDTLPPLATCTQYRESDLQFVQRILAEAGLSYRFEHQQDDGQAAGGGARHRVVIFDAGAARPEDPASPLRFHRSDATETRDSITHFSAAQAVRPNAVARAAWNERTLTAHAAQSRSPVQVEALPVLEDYDYAGHGRYADDDAAEQSAARSLRAHESRIVRFAGAGTARSLAPGRLFTMTQHERYADGGSGGGEGDSKQAVDELAGNRYVVLEVVHEASNNLGAQATQVLNTADMERGTYRNRFTAQPEAAALIPAWRPRPTAPESLAAVVVSANDAPITSDRDLRVKVQFPWQRGDKPLTGGLPHRTHGDASGNAPGDERSGTWLRVASAQAGPNWGAHHLPRGGTEVIVEFIDGDIDRPVVAGQLYNDADLPPWSAGENAETNHAGVLSGWHSQGLDGAGRNQWVFDDTRGKLRTRLASSTAATQLGLGHLVEQDLDDANRGAWRGTGFELRSDAWTVLRSGQGMLVSATAREQAKSTQADAQEALLLLRGAQDASRRLNDSAGQHQARPMAAAEGYDELLAALDPEQDGRYTAQVNGQAAGKAANGQRTDSTAVERINGPHLLIDAPNSLNLATPASAVLHAGEHLHATAQSDAHVAAQQTYSAVSARSASVFAQQGPIRAISAQAPVSLHAHTDILEALAGQDITVTSSAEGIEILGNQRVTLQAAGGSVTLDGADIVFKGPGLFSVKGATHNFVGPGSDAANLPALPSTTVDDPLIVSAELVHKDGAMASAAKKAAAGLMAGFGGAAGAGAAGGAAAGVGTAGLGDIMPSGLAELGQTAAGAASKLSQLAGQANTLAGMAKNPMGALSAAPGLLGNTSPAMGGLLNTAKNTMGMVSQAQALAANPMSALPTASKLLGSAAPGASGMIDSAASAAGKVSQAAALIKDPSAALPAATDMLASVAPEGASKMISGAATFAGMGSGAGSGAGSGVASGVGSGVASGVGTDAGASAVAGGAASQASAAEATSVASAAPATADAPSAATGGTEQAPQAPAASNPTTASAAPAASSTSAAPAAPAAPAAPAAPAAPAAPAASAASTAPSASTASATSAAADPAVSSSAVASEPSVASTSPSASPPVANAAPDVASAPSDITTPASDAAQASPTATASAAGEATANAATGTPSAGAAAVDTLPTGSLGASPLATADSASTPSSDAPLSPLASVAQPSVAAAGSASVAPSVAGAGAPSAAPSVAAAGVASAAPSVAAAGASSAAPSVAATDLGMPTIGTNQIATSMPADASINALPAGSLSGADASAVATTLASASDTTLDLASASTTSNTAGTGFSQWSTQDTAGMPDALASAQDNPLSTMTDASTPATADHAPMSAPAMLASASASGNGNGLLAAAATAGAATSLRARANDQGQARGTDASEASGTSATAAMSAASPALANAPDSTRPSASAASSASDSSSSSASSPASVSPTGSVGSVASETAATATAVADTAAAAFHATASAELTTRAPSEPRQADERIAAGSAARHVTSDTASAQANVHAARSAHAASPTTAATTPSSSSFTAPGTPVVQDAASVDAHADARAAQSESGLPSTTVLASLAASAGAFFASAANATSNAANAASSATAAGDAMSGAVDLGNVDAQAPATLQGVNLPDATSGAAASSAASMAHDEKLAQLTGADPGANLATITSADGSAGMSAGPATGMSADVPGGVSTDMSADISANVSANAASVATPDTGTLLASSDTMSTTGGLSGDTPPLAPGVSTQTPGFVSNSQSPLPQGVGLPGGSGEGGLNLPGTQASTGASAASGVAGVGAAGAGAAGAGAGAGAGAGAGAAGAGATSAGLGASGSSAAGSTTATTTATTSAATGSTNSVATAASPSAAQTSADASAAASGPANAATASVPGDATVAGGAGIESASAASAGTGANAPAAAAGASSTNAVGGTAPGASAETAGSAARAPANATSDTAGNAAGNASASTSANTSANPPAHAPANASGNGVANAPATSTTPATATPSTASANGASPSAAPSSPATNAPIPKAPAATPTASAGTAITPAPATPDANLGSATARAAGMSDSTPATRATDLSAVGGAGAAAAATTASGSGASGIAAVAAGGGLATFAQQASAASTALSSASTFAAGGVSANVSAAIVPVMTQALNASGDRMAALSSAVDTLFTLPDVKQANIPSVAGAILSMPGLSSSSVPSVVGAILQSPTLATETLPKVAEVLMKIPGVADSPLPQIARDVLDSVGLGPVARTQGTNLPGGTPPADGSGRVVPGVSTYRARQDGARLQYVNLDQVAERWNDGNALTTTERQSNRPRIHVEFNRPGQHRFTITVKADPANTPYSARERGRRASYQEPHSNPRSYVTNADGTRIVDDIALPAAGLNLYLFEVRDERGQLIKTERVETVRRLYIQEVMCMSARPAHHLADVTPVTAEFALHGIDMIQLPRLQFRGRSAVDAADTPESQHAIMDAVRAVYASSAGKQREPYTLVVCHVDRLAAPGVSGDMRLPVPAGPGGRVMTVPIVNDDRTQSGLWYEFDASDDWLVHARYIHTDASGAERSIPIPRHLITPIRESNGSVWSVSVDLTRVSPTPLTGILNIQFNTVAASYAGLAITGTNLLFVSTLDPYEPNSQAYLTETLAHEMGHLLGMVPSGPDWPGLRTQDDSADDSKLDPPPHFYYNAGGHCYYGLPDQNGEYNDEIGQCVMYGITCANIHFCPSCSKAVRKVDCSEGWTAF